The Legionella sp. PATHC032 genome has a window encoding:
- a CDS encoding WbqC family protein, which translates to MISQPRYLPTFNYLQRIYQSEIFVILDDVQHQRRCVEHRNKIINNAKEFWLSIPIERKKTSRPLIQDMIIQSDFIDEHHLIIKQAYSKCRYYEDDLFKKIYNLQQLNFVAFFQDSIKNIFDLFNLAMPEIILSSTLNTESSGSKKLADICKKTGIDLYISGPNGRSYLNDSDFQNTQVLFHDFLFPTYSQTSKIFIPWMCWLDGYFNEGREFVYKQITKPLRLVN; encoded by the coding sequence ATGATTAGCCAACCCAGGTATTTGCCTACATTCAATTATCTGCAAAGAATTTACCAATCTGAAATATTTGTGATACTTGATGATGTTCAGCATCAGCGTCGTTGTGTAGAGCACCGAAATAAAATAATTAATAATGCAAAGGAGTTTTGGCTTTCAATCCCTATTGAGCGCAAAAAGACAAGTAGGCCTTTAATTCAAGATATGATTATTCAATCAGACTTCATTGACGAACATCATTTAATAATAAAACAAGCCTATTCTAAATGCAGATATTATGAAGATGATTTGTTTAAAAAAATTTATAACTTGCAGCAATTGAATTTTGTTGCTTTTTTTCAAGACAGTATAAAGAATATTTTTGATTTATTTAATTTGGCAATGCCTGAAATTATTTTAAGTTCTACTTTGAATACAGAATCTAGCGGTTCAAAAAAATTGGCTGATATATGCAAAAAAACAGGTATTGATTTATATATCTCAGGGCCGAATGGTAGGAGCTATCTTAATGATTCTGATTTTCAAAATACTCAGGTATTATTTCATGATTTTTTATTTCCAACCTACTCACAAACATCAAAAATTTTTATTCCTTGGATGTGCTGGTTAGACGGATATTTTAATGAGGGAAGAGAGTTTGTTTATAAGCAAATTACGAAGCCACTGCGTCTCGTTAACTAA